A DNA window from Azotosporobacter soli contains the following coding sequences:
- a CDS encoding MFS transporter: MNWRRNLWALALGSMLSASSYTMVIPFLPLYLLDIGVDEKNVNLWSGVIFSATFLVAALLAPYWGRQADKSGKRRMVLRAGFSLAAVYFLGAFVQSPLQLLGVRILQGVANGFVPASLAIVATSVPSVKLGSSLGLMQTTLLIGTIIGPLAGGVLSHLFGMRASFVIAALVISLGTLAVRHFVVEPPEKEVAPSTTIREDFKTAFGNARLMEMLALMFVVQMATMAIQPLITLYVAQLQGQMEGAALAAGIIYSLAGIAGAIAAPTWGRLGQAKGFFRILTIGFIGAGLFNVGQYFAPDLYRFALLQFFFGLFVVGVYPAINTLAVTSSDAGFQGRIFGLTTTANQFGSMTGPLIGGLISSAFGIRPVFFFTGSLLILVGIFVLLKHMAKKQVKEAVSDAG; the protein is encoded by the coding sequence ATGAATTGGCGGCGAAATCTTTGGGCGCTGGCGCTGGGTTCGATGCTGTCCGCTTCAAGTTATACGATGGTAATTCCTTTTTTGCCGCTGTATTTGCTTGATATTGGGGTTGACGAGAAGAATGTGAATCTTTGGTCGGGCGTTATTTTCTCGGCGACATTTTTAGTTGCGGCTTTATTGGCGCCCTATTGGGGACGACAAGCCGACAAGAGCGGCAAACGACGCATGGTGCTGCGCGCCGGCTTTAGTCTGGCGGCGGTTTATTTTTTAGGCGCGTTTGTGCAAAGTCCGCTGCAGCTTCTGGGCGTCAGAATCCTGCAAGGGGTTGCCAACGGTTTTGTCCCGGCATCGCTCGCAATCGTTGCGACGTCGGTTCCGTCGGTGAAGTTGGGGTCCAGTCTCGGTTTGATGCAAACGACATTGTTGATCGGCACGATCATCGGCCCATTGGCAGGCGGCGTATTGTCGCATCTTTTCGGCATGCGCGCTTCGTTCGTCATTGCCGCGCTGGTAATTTCGCTTGGTACGCTGGCGGTACGTCATTTTGTCGTCGAGCCGCCGGAGAAAGAGGTTGCGCCGAGCACTACGATACGGGAAGATTTTAAAACGGCGTTCGGCAATGCGCGCTTGATGGAAATGCTGGCGCTGATGTTCGTTGTCCAGATGGCAACGATGGCGATTCAACCGCTGATTACCCTCTATGTCGCGCAACTGCAGGGACAAATGGAAGGCGCGGCGCTGGCGGCGGGGATTATCTACAGTCTGGCGGGCATTGCAGGGGCGATCGCCGCGCCGACGTGGGGCAGGCTGGGGCAGGCGAAAGGTTTTTTTCGCATTTTGACAATCGGCTTTATCGGTGCGGGACTCTTTAACGTAGGACAATATTTTGCGCCGGATTTGTATCGCTTTGCGCTGCTGCAATTTTTCTTCGGTCTCTTTGTCGTCGGCGTCTATCCGGCAATCAATACGCTCGCGGTCACGTCGAGCGACGCCGGATTTCAAGGCCGGATTTTTGGCCTTACGACGACCGCCAACCAGTTCGGCTCGATGACCGGGCCGTTGATTGGCGGACTGATCAGTTCGGCGTTTGGCATCCGGCCGGTATTTTTCTTTACCGGGAGCTTGCTGATTCTGGTGGGGATTTTTGTGCTGCTAAAGCATATGGCGAAAAAACAGGTCAAGGAAGCTGTTTCGGATGCAGGTTAA
- a CDS encoding response regulator, with product METQSGIKVLVVDDSGFSRTLIGKELNRAGIENQQIKQAASGEEAVVQMQTTRFELFILDIIMTGIDGIAVLKEVKKTQPDAKIIMCSGTNSEDVIKEIVRLGIDAFIVKPYRSETFDKVLRRILDLPREVSGEWSAKCHVCDAKMVEVDSIDMVSFFCPQTCMKIGPLSNVLVTQAELDQDYAAAKK from the coding sequence GTGGAAACGCAATCGGGTATAAAGGTGTTGGTGGTTGATGATTCCGGCTTTTCGCGAACATTGATCGGCAAAGAATTAAATCGGGCCGGCATTGAAAATCAACAAATAAAACAGGCTGCAAGCGGTGAAGAGGCGGTTGTCCAAATGCAGACGACACGTTTCGAACTGTTTATATTGGACATCATCATGACCGGGATTGACGGAATTGCGGTATTGAAAGAAGTGAAGAAGACGCAGCCCGATGCCAAGATCATCATGTGCAGCGGCACGAATTCGGAAGATGTGATTAAAGAAATTGTCCGTCTAGGCATCGATGCATTCATCGTGAAACCCTACCGCTCGGAAACGTTTGACAAGGTTTTGCGTCGGATTTTGGACTTGCCGCGTGAAGTTTCGGGAGAATGGAGCGCGAAATGCCACGTTTGCGATGCTAAAATGGTCGAGGTCGACTCCATCGACATGGTCAGTTTCTTCTGTCCGCAAACTTGTATGAAAATCGGACCGCTCTCTAATGTTTTGGTTACGCAAGCGGAATTGGATCAGGATTATGCGGCAGCGAAAAAATAG
- a CDS encoding methyl-accepting chemotaxis protein — translation MKFFNDMKVMYKLGVLLLLAFIALGVIGYSGYYYLQESNTTINTLYKERLLPIKDLNENRMHIARANGATMELMLTTDENKNKELKGIIDDTAKRAAANLDEIEKMPLDAKARAMLGKVVDVRGKYRDARAKVIDLALQNKNAEAYAAYVANVDKPAAEYIEAMREFSDYYTELSKKMDEENQRAFARANQISVATLLIAFIVLGVSGWYITKIITQPLAALVAVCDELAGGDFRNKPRPFMRADEIGKVADSLIEMRNKVQALMKKIDGSVEQVAASSEELTASADQSAQAATHVAGSIAEVAQGMAEQLRVTGDASVVIRQMSAGIEELAANAHEVTTQSSLAATKATDGNASADKAVRQMNSIEQTVAASAEIVAKLGERSKEIGQIVDTIAGIAGQTNLLALNAAIEAARAGEQGRGFAVVAEEVRKLAEQSEGAAKQIATLIGETQIDTEKAVVAMQSGSQEVKLGTQTVNASGVAFAEIAKLVTQVSGQIQDMSSAIEQMASGSQQIVGSVNQIDELSKHGAQGAQTVSAATEEQSASMQEIAAASQALAHLAMDLRTEVSKFQV, via the coding sequence ATGAAATTTTTTAATGACATGAAAGTGATGTACAAATTAGGCGTTTTACTTTTGCTGGCTTTTATCGCATTAGGGGTTATCGGTTATTCCGGTTATTATTACCTGCAGGAGTCGAATACGACGATCAACACTCTCTATAAAGAGCGTTTGCTGCCGATAAAGGATTTGAACGAAAACCGGATGCACATTGCGCGCGCGAATGGCGCGACGATGGAATTAATGCTGACGACGGATGAAAATAAGAACAAAGAGCTCAAGGGGATCATTGACGACACCGCAAAACGGGCGGCGGCCAATCTCGATGAAATCGAAAAAATGCCACTCGATGCCAAGGCGCGTGCTATGCTGGGTAAGGTGGTCGATGTCAGAGGAAAGTACCGTGATGCCAGGGCCAAGGTGATTGATTTGGCCCTGCAGAATAAGAATGCGGAAGCGTATGCAGCCTATGTCGCCAATGTTGATAAACCGGCGGCCGAGTACATCGAGGCAATGCGTGAGTTTAGCGATTATTACACGGAACTGTCCAAGAAGATGGACGAAGAAAATCAAAGAGCGTTTGCAAGGGCCAATCAAATTAGCGTCGCAACGCTGCTCATTGCGTTTATCGTCCTGGGCGTCAGCGGTTGGTACATAACAAAAATCATCACGCAGCCGCTCGCCGCGTTGGTCGCGGTCTGTGATGAACTGGCGGGCGGTGATTTTCGCAATAAGCCACGCCCGTTCATGCGGGCCGATGAGATTGGCAAAGTGGCCGATTCGCTGATTGAGATGCGCAATAAGGTGCAGGCTCTGATGAAGAAAATTGACGGTTCGGTCGAACAGGTGGCGGCTTCTTCGGAAGAGTTGACGGCAAGCGCCGATCAATCGGCGCAAGCCGCTACGCACGTAGCCGGATCGATTGCCGAAGTGGCGCAGGGAATGGCCGAACAGTTGCGCGTGACCGGCGATGCGTCCGTCGTGATTCGGCAAATGTCTGCCGGGATTGAGGAACTTGCCGCCAATGCGCATGAGGTAACGACGCAATCTTCGCTGGCTGCGACGAAGGCGACAGACGGCAATGCATCGGCTGATAAAGCGGTGCGACAAATGAATTCGATCGAACAAACCGTGGCCGCATCGGCTGAAATCGTTGCCAAGCTGGGGGAACGGTCAAAAGAGATCGGCCAAATTGTCGATACGATAGCCGGCATTGCCGGACAAACCAATTTGCTCGCGCTCAATGCCGCGATTGAAGCGGCGCGCGCGGGGGAACAGGGGCGCGGCTTTGCGGTCGTAGCGGAAGAAGTGCGTAAGCTGGCCGAACAGTCGGAAGGTGCAGCCAAGCAAATCGCGACGTTAATTGGCGAAACGCAAATCGATACCGAAAAAGCCGTCGTTGCAATGCAGAGCGGATCGCAGGAAGTCAAACTGGGCACGCAAACTGTTAATGCATCCGGCGTCGCGTTTGCTGAAATTGCCAAACTGGTAACGCAGGTATCGGGACAAATTCAGGATATGTCGAGTGCGATTGAGCAAATGGCGAGCGGCAGCCAGCAAATTGTCGGCTCCGTCAACCAAATTGACGAATTGAGCAAGCACGGCGCGCAAGGTGCGCAAACCGTATCGGCTGCGACCGAAGAACAATCGGCCTCAATGCAGGAAATTGCCGCTGCCAGCCAGGCGTTGGCACATCTGGCAATGGATTTGCGAACGGAGGTTAGCAAGTTTCAGGTGTGA
- a CDS encoding bacteriohemerythrin, producing MLKWDVVYHIGVPVLDKQHNRIIELANDLVVNILRCEDIEKERQITEAALAELVAYTANHLQEEEGYMQQYNYPEIAEHKREHEILMTEAQRILAESQQGKGGFSFDALMVMKKWLEEHILVCDKKLGAFLQLAEQKHEK from the coding sequence ATGTTGAAGTGGGATGTGGTTTATCATATCGGGGTGCCGGTGCTGGATAAGCAGCATAACAGGATCATCGAACTGGCCAATGACTTGGTAGTTAACATTTTGCGCTGCGAAGATATTGAAAAGGAGCGGCAGATAACCGAAGCCGCTTTGGCGGAGCTGGTCGCCTATACGGCAAACCACCTTCAGGAAGAGGAAGGTTATATGCAGCAATATAATTATCCGGAGATTGCTGAACATAAACGGGAGCATGAAATATTAATGACCGAGGCGCAGCGGATTTTAGCGGAATCGCAGCAAGGTAAAGGCGGCTTTTCCTTTGATGCGCTGATGGTAATGAAAAAGTGGCTGGAAGAGCATATTTTAGTCTGCGATAAAAAGCTGGGTGCGTTTTTGCAGCTTGCAGAGCAGAAGCACGAAAAATAA
- a CDS encoding PTS sugar transporter subunit IIA, translated as MKRLSQCLVKLGVAAANRSQAVKEAGRLLVDSGCVTPRYVDAVSQNYGEEVCMVIAPWLAVVHLRDPELVKKNGVGVLTLKKPVRFGFEASESVRLVVALAAQDTAEHLSQIDEIGTLLSCPGQMERLCRAENEEQVRKILDWR; from the coding sequence ATGAAGAGATTATCCCAATGCCTTGTGAAACTCGGCGTTGCAGCAGCGAACCGAAGTCAGGCGGTAAAGGAAGCGGGGCGACTGTTGGTCGATTCTGGCTGCGTCACGCCGCGCTATGTCGATGCGGTAAGTCAAAATTATGGTGAAGAAGTTTGCATGGTCATTGCACCATGGCTGGCGGTAGTGCATCTTCGCGACCCGGAACTGGTTAAAAAAAACGGCGTAGGGGTGCTTACGCTAAAAAAGCCGGTGCGATTCGGTTTTGAAGCAAGCGAATCGGTACGATTAGTCGTAGCGCTGGCGGCGCAGGATACAGCAGAACATTTGAGCCAGATTGACGAGATCGGTACGCTTCTTTCCTGTCCCGGACAAATGGAACGTTTATGCCGCGCCGAGAACGAAGAACAGGTGAGAAAAATTTTAGACTGGCGCTAG
- a CDS encoding helix-turn-helix transcriptional regulator gives MFQKEILAQRLKEERLAHKLTQDQVGQLLGVVKQTVGHWETGLRLPTIDSLVAMADYYNVSLDYLTGRKNDPARTKIKAASSFKYPPLAKEPRSVAENSNASEEKKKDQLY, from the coding sequence ATGTTTCAAAAAGAAATATTAGCGCAACGCTTAAAAGAAGAACGTCTTGCCCATAAACTGACCCAAGATCAAGTGGGGCAGCTGCTCGGCGTCGTCAAGCAAACCGTCGGCCATTGGGAAACCGGCCTGCGCCTGCCCACCATCGATAGCTTAGTCGCCATGGCCGACTACTATAATGTATCGCTCGATTATCTTACCGGCCGAAAAAACGACCCTGCCCGCACCAAAATCAAAGCAGCATCCTCATTCAAGTATCCGCCGCTTGCCAAAGAACCTCGTTCCGTCGCAGAAAACTCAAATGCAAGTGAAGAGAAAAAGAAGGATCAACTTTATTAA
- a CDS encoding flavodoxin family protein — protein sequence MAKNILILTGSPRKNGNTEKLTNAFISGAQQAGHKTTIYTTSDKNIKGCIDCKMCFSKGRACSIPDDFNTLAPLLEEADMLVIATPMYWFSFPAKLKAAIDKMYAYLIAEKPLKIKECAMLVSGGVPDEALFDGIVASYKRIAQFQNWQDRGVVIVPGLHDKEDVLKTDGLNRVEAFAQNLK from the coding sequence GTGGCGAAAAATATACTGATTCTAACAGGTAGCCCAAGGAAAAACGGCAACACTGAGAAATTAACGAATGCGTTTATTTCCGGAGCGCAGCAGGCCGGACATAAGACGACAATCTATACAACATCGGATAAGAACATAAAAGGCTGTATTGACTGCAAAATGTGCTTTAGCAAAGGACGCGCCTGTTCGATTCCCGATGATTTTAATACGCTGGCTCCTTTACTTGAGGAAGCGGATATGTTGGTGATTGCCACGCCGATGTATTGGTTTTCCTTTCCGGCCAAACTGAAAGCGGCGATTGATAAGATGTATGCGTATTTGATTGCGGAAAAACCGCTCAAGATAAAAGAATGCGCAATGCTTGTCAGCGGCGGCGTACCGGATGAAGCGTTATTTGACGGTATTGTTGCATCGTATAAACGAATTGCTCAATTTCAAAATTGGCAGGACCGGGGCGTAGTCATCGTGCCGGGATTACATGACAAAGAAGACGTTTTAAAAACAGACGGATTAAATAGAGTGGAAGCTTTTGCGCAAAATCTTAAATAG